A window of the Spirochaetota bacterium genome harbors these coding sequences:
- a CDS encoding HAMP domain-containing protein translates to MRGTKICGIVRGSLFPARGDGHAVNFGKGIQGGAGGRPRFEDAIFLLGIFAFAALLILGLFPKNAAGPEEGKSVYPFLMMAVPAIVAVYFIIISFRRRLSERSAAPVSGIRFKIALAFVFVAILPSLPIILISNNIFSHALNELIAEKTAQSLDESLRMARDVLAQKNADMQAEIATLEHVMAAGMLPSAAQGSRDAIDGMFAIRGYDVGYFKILEAGDLGNIVSDTGSMKHADISDSVLKLLRAVRVDQGRKVYSISVGAQSVLLGMLVRGQHVIALACVIPADVYARISLFEESVGRYAQSEYLKPYFETGVGVFLLVLSIVIILLSIGVSLVLSRNITRPVLALEEAARAVASGRFDIELRRDSQDELSLLFDSFNKMVRQLEESRTVMFHTQKLEAWRDMARKLVHEIKNPLTPIRLSAERIQKRYSENHPEIGSIVMTGTDTIIEEVKVLMNMLSEFTRFARLPEINPVLEDLNPAVEACINFFHGSEGVRFHLDLAQGIPRLLLDKGLIRQALTNVVQNSIDALGGTGNVYIRTWREDGPAGARAFVSVRDDGPGIKPGDLEKIFEPTFSTKAHGTGLGLTIVEKIILEHRGKVTCRSKTGAGTEFVFELPIP, encoded by the coding sequence ATGCGCGGGACGAAGATTTGCGGGATCGTCCGGGGAAGTCTTTTCCCTGCGCGCGGGGACGGGCACGCGGTGAATTTCGGGAAGGGCATCCAGGGGGGCGCCGGGGGGAGGCCGCGTTTCGAGGACGCGATTTTCCTGCTGGGTATATTCGCTTTCGCCGCGCTCCTGATCCTGGGTCTCTTTCCCAAAAACGCGGCGGGCCCGGAAGAGGGAAAGAGCGTCTACCCCTTCCTCATGATGGCGGTACCCGCGATCGTCGCCGTGTATTTCATCATCATCTCCTTCAGGCGCAGGCTGTCCGAGCGCTCGGCGGCCCCCGTCTCCGGAATCAGGTTCAAGATCGCGCTCGCGTTCGTGTTCGTGGCGATACTGCCCTCGCTGCCCATCATCCTGATATCGAACAACATCTTCAGCCACGCCCTGAACGAGCTCATCGCGGAGAAGACGGCGCAGTCGCTGGACGAGTCACTGCGCATGGCCCGCGACGTGCTCGCACAGAAAAATGCGGACATGCAGGCGGAGATCGCGACCCTCGAGCATGTGATGGCCGCGGGGATGCTCCCGTCCGCCGCGCAGGGATCCAGGGACGCGATCGACGGGATGTTCGCGATCAGGGGATATGACGTGGGGTACTTTAAAATCCTGGAGGCCGGCGACCTTGGGAACATCGTGTCGGACACCGGGTCCATGAAACATGCCGATATATCCGACTCCGTCCTGAAGCTCCTGCGCGCGGTGCGCGTCGATCAGGGGCGAAAGGTCTATTCGATATCCGTGGGGGCGCAATCGGTGTTGCTGGGCATGCTCGTTCGGGGGCAGCATGTCATCGCGCTCGCCTGCGTGATTCCGGCCGACGTATATGCGCGGATATCGCTGTTCGAGGAGTCGGTGGGCCGATACGCGCAGAGCGAATACCTGAAGCCCTATTTCGAAACGGGCGTGGGCGTGTTCCTCCTCGTGCTTTCGATCGTCATCATTTTATTGTCGATAGGGGTGAGCCTGGTGCTCTCCCGCAACATCACCAGGCCCGTGCTCGCGCTCGAGGAGGCCGCGCGCGCGGTGGCCTCCGGGCGGTTCGACATTGAGCTCAGGAGGGACTCGCAGGACGAGCTTTCGCTGCTCTTCGATTCGTTCAACAAGATGGTGCGGCAGCTGGAGGAGAGCCGCACGGTGATGTTTCACACGCAGAAGCTCGAGGCTTGGCGCGACATGGCCCGAAAGCTCGTTCACGAGATCAAGAACCCGCTTACGCCCATCCGCCTTTCGGCGGAACGGATCCAGAAACGCTATTCCGAAAATCATCCCGAGATCGGGAGCATCGTTATGACTGGGACCGATACCATCATCGAGGAAGTGAAGGTGCTCATGAACATGCTCTCGGAATTCACGCGCTTCGCCCGGCTCCCGGAAATCAATCCCGTGCTCGAGGACCTGAATCCCGCGGTGGAGGCATGCATTAATTTCTTTCACGGGAGCGAGGGGGTCCGTTTCCACCTGGACCTCGCCCAGGGGATTCCCCGGCTCCTTCTCGACAAGGGGCTTATCCGGCAGGCGCTCACCAATGTCGTGCAGAATTCGATTGACGCGCTTGGCGGAACCGGAAACGTGTATATCCGTACCTGGCGCGAAGACGGTCCCGCGGGGGCGCGCGCGTTTGTGAGCGTCCGCGACGACGGCCCGGGTATTAAGCCGGGAGATCTGGAGAAGATATTCGAGCCCACGTTTTCGACCAAGGCACACGGGACCGGGCTGGGTCTTACGATAGTGGAAAAGATCATCCTCGAGCACCGGGGGAAAGTGACCTGCCGGTCGAAGACCGGCGCGGGCACCGAGTTCGTATTCGAATTACCGATACCCTGA
- a CDS encoding DUF4390 domain-containing protein, producing MDMIRKPLFSLAMISVLLAPAALAASEIQFGAVEVSDEKLRVNLMVGSYQGQDIVEAIKRGIEVKLMFEIQVYRPAAFFLLGNKVDFDRIIRRTVKYDFWTKSFVVVEGRKSVSFQSENAMIEYFFSVKDYDVVDISMIKSQGYAIRARAELTSVELYFPMSLIFKYMVGFWNFDTGWEYGPKLDY from the coding sequence ATGGACATGATCCGGAAACCGCTTTTCTCCCTCGCTATGATATCCGTCCTCCTCGCACCTGCCGCGCTCGCGGCGAGTGAGATACAGTTCGGCGCGGTCGAGGTATCGGACGAAAAGCTTCGTGTGAACCTCATGGTCGGATCCTACCAGGGCCAGGATATCGTCGAGGCCATCAAGAGGGGAATCGAGGTCAAGCTCATGTTCGAGATACAGGTGTATCGGCCCGCGGCCTTCTTCCTGCTGGGGAACAAGGTGGATTTCGACAGGATCATCCGCCGCACGGTGAAATACGATTTCTGGACAAAATCCTTCGTGGTCGTCGAGGGGCGCAAATCGGTGTCGTTCCAGAGCGAAAACGCAATGATCGAGTATTTCTTCTCGGTGAAGGATTACGACGTCGTGGACATAAGCATGATAAAGAGCCAGGGTTACGCGATACGGGCGCGCGCCGAGCTCACGTCTGTCGAGCTTTATTTCCCCATGAGTCTCATCTTCAAATACATGGTGGGATTCTGGAACTTCGATACCGGCTGGGAATACGGGCCCAAGCTCGACTACTAG
- a CDS encoding HPr family phosphocarrier protein encodes MTEKEVVVKSDAGVHARPAMMFVREAMKFPCEVFIVKDEIEANGKSIMSVLGLAITSGTKLIVRAAGQSEADAVASLVALIENDFKN; translated from the coding sequence ATGACTGAGAAAGAGGTGGTGGTAAAGAGCGACGCAGGCGTACACGCCCGCCCCGCGATGATGTTCGTTCGCGAGGCGATGAAGTTTCCCTGCGAGGTCTTTATCGTAAAGGATGAAATCGAGGCCAACGGGAAATCTATCATGTCCGTCCTGGGACTGGCAATCACTTCGGGTACGAAGCTCATCGTACGCGCCGCCGGGCAGAGCGAGGCGGACGCGGTCGCAAGCCTTGTCGCATTGATTGAAAATGATTTCAAGAACTGA